In the Sulfurivermis fontis genome, AAGTTCTGAATAAGTTCAGAGCTTCCGCGGCACAGGGATGTGCCGCCATTTTCCAACGACGATAAGTCGTTGGAAAATGAAGCCAAGCGAAAATCAGACTTTTCGCTTGGCGTGGTCTGAAAAGTCCAGGATGGACTTATTCAGACCTTCCTTAACGCTGACAAGATGGTTGCGACAGGGGTGCATCGTGGGACAGAAAGTCGCAGTAGCCACGGCGGTACGCTTGCTGGGCATCAAGCGATCGGAGTTGCAGCATTTGATCCATGACGGTGAATTGCCGGCGCCGGAAGGCATGGTGGATGTGGATTTATTACGCCAGCTGTACCCCCGCCTGGCCTTGCAGGAGTCGCCGGTTCTGGAGCGTGTGCAACTGATCAAGACCACGGCCTTTTCGCGCCGTGTCCGCAGTACCCTGACCCCCGATCGCGATGACCTGGAGATTCAGCTCAGGAAGCGCAACGCCGAACTCTCGCTGGAGCGGGCCATGGCGAAGAAATACCGGGAGATCATCGACCAGTTGTGCCGCAAGCTGGATGCCATGCAGGACTGCAGTGATGATGTCCAGCGCCGGGTGGTGCAAGACATCAACCGCTGGCTGCTGGAGCAGCTGGAAAAATAGCCCAGCCATGACGCATCGTATCCGCCTGCTCCCCAGTGGTCGTGAGTTCGAGGCCGAGGCACAGGAGACGCTGTTGGATGCGGCCCTGCGCAATGGTGTGAACATCCCCTACAATTGCAGCGGGGGCAGTTGCGGCGTGTGCAAGGCGCGCCTGATCTCCGGTCGTGTCGAACATCCCCGCTTTCATGATTATGTTCTCAGCGAGGCCGACAAGGTGCAAGGGCAGTTACTGCTGTGCAGCGTCAGCGCCGGCAGCGATCTGGTGCTGGAGGTCAACGAGATCGGCGATGCCGCACAGATTCCTCTGCAACAGGTGAGCACCCGCGTGGCACATATCGAACGCGTGGGGGAACATTATGTGATTCTCACTCTGCGCACACCGCGCAGCCAGACCTTGCAGTTCCTCGCCGGCCAGCATGTCGAGCTGCGCCTCGGTAATGGCATGAGTTGTGACGCCGCCATCGCCAGCTGCCCCTGCAATGGTATGCTGCTGCAGTTCCATCTGGCGCAGCGCATCGACGAAGATTTTCCGCGCCACGTTTTTCAGAAGTTGCGCGCCAATGACATAGTGCAGGTCACCGGGCCGTTCGGCAGCTTCACGCTGGATGAGGACTCGCACCGCCCTATCGTCATGGTGGCTCAGGATACCGGGTTTGCGCCGCTCAAAAGCCTGATCGAGCATGCCCTGGCACTCGAACTGTCGCAGCCGATCACCTTGTTCTGGGTCAGCGCCCATGATGATGGTTTTTATCTGGCCAATCTGTGCCGCTCCTGGGTGGACGCACTGGATAACTTCAGCTATCAGCCGCTGTATTTGGAAGGCGGTGGCGAGACCGTTACCGCCGAGGTCATCGCCGGGAGCATCGCGGCGGTGGGGCAGTGTGATTTTTATCTGGCTACCGGTTCGGCGTTACGTGAGGGGCTGCTCAGGTCGCTCACGGCGCACGGCGCGGTGGCGGATCGGATATTTGCCATGGAGAAACGTCAATGTGGAATGCGATGAAGTTTACTGTAATGCTGTGCGTGGTACTGGTGGCTGCCGGCTGCACCAACCGGGATGACTGGTCGCGGCGCATCAGCGATGCCGCTGCCGGTGTGGCGGGCCAGGGTAAGCTGGGCGAGGCCGAGATTGTCGCAGGTCTGAAAGAGGCGTTGCAGATAGGGACGCAGCGGGCGGTGGAACTATTGGGCAAGAAGGGTGGCTATCTCGACGACCTGCAGGTGCGCATCCCCTTGCCGGAGTCGCTGCGCAAGGTGGAGCGGACACTGCGTGATTTCGGACAGGACAAGGTGGTGGATGACTTTATCGGCACCTTGAATCGCGCGGCAGAGCGCGCGGCGCCGGAGGCGGTGGATATCTTCGTCGATATCATCAGCAGCATGACGCTGGAGGACGCACGCAATATTCTTCATGGCCCGGATGATGCCGCCACGCAGTTCTTCCGTCAGCGCTCCGAGATGCGGCTGAGCAAGAAATTCCGGCCGGTGATTGAGCAGGCCACCGCCAAGGTGGGCGTCACCTCGGCCTACAAGGACATGCTGCGCCGCGCCGGGCCGCTGGCCTCGCTCATC is a window encoding:
- a CDS encoding DUF4197 domain-containing protein → MKFTVMLCVVLVAAGCTNRDDWSRRISDAAAGVAGQGKLGEAEIVAGLKEALQIGTQRAVELLGKKGGYLDDLQVRIPLPESLRKVERTLRDFGQDKVVDDFIGTLNRAAERAAPEAVDIFVDIISSMTLEDARNILHGPDDAATQFFRQRSEMRLSKKFRPVIEQATAKVGVTSAYKDMLRRAGPLASLIDKEAQDLDGYITSRALDGLFLKLAAEEKLIRENPAARTTELLRKVFGSKG
- a CDS encoding 2Fe-2S iron-sulfur cluster-binding protein — translated: MTHRIRLLPSGREFEAEAQETLLDAALRNGVNIPYNCSGGSCGVCKARLISGRVEHPRFHDYVLSEADKVQGQLLLCSVSAGSDLVLEVNEIGDAAQIPLQQVSTRVAHIERVGEHYVILTLRTPRSQTLQFLAGQHVELRLGNGMSCDAAIASCPCNGMLLQFHLAQRIDEDFPRHVFQKLRANDIVQVTGPFGSFTLDEDSHRPIVMVAQDTGFAPLKSLIEHALALELSQPITLFWVSAHDDGFYLANLCRSWVDALDNFSYQPLYLEGGGETVTAEVIAGSIAAVGQCDFYLATGSALREGLLRSLTAHGAVADRIFAMEKRQCGMR